The Engystomops pustulosus chromosome 2, aEngPut4.maternal, whole genome shotgun sequence genomic interval TGGAGGTCCATAGACATCAGAGAGACCTCCAGGGCCTGACTATTCCATGTATCAGAGCTTGGCCCCGGTTTCCTCTTGAGGTGGGGCCCGGATGAGTTGGTCTTTGGCAGCACATAAAGCGCCTCTCCTGGGGATTGTACACACTGCAGAGTAGTTCGCTGTTTGTCAGGGGATCTGCTCTGCGCTTTTATGGGGTGTGATATAAATGGATTCTGTCTTCGATTTAGCTAATTGTTTGTCTCGTTTGCAGGACGGGCCTGGAGGCTATCATGGAGACGTACGCCTTCTGGAGGCCACCGGTCCGCACTCTTACCTTTGAAGATTTTACGACCATGCAGAAGCAACAAGGTGAGCTCAGCCCTGTCCAGATACCAGGGACTTGCACTTGTTTGGGGGGGCTTCCTCGCTCATGTGTTGAGCAGCTGAGGGTCTGTACCGGTGGTTTTCGTTAGAGATGAAAAAATCCTCGGAGGAATAAGCTTTGGAGGTGATGAAAACAGCATTTCTCTCTGCCTCTCCGCCCAGAAGTTTATGATAATTCCTGGCTCTGGATCAGCCGCACGTTGCATCACATTAATCGCATTAGAGGGATGAGGTGGTGGACCAGGTCCGATCTGTCCTAACTTCTCGGCCGCTCCTTGTAGAACATATATCCCCCTGGAGATGTAGACCAATGAGTCCGTCATCCTCCAGGGGACCTGCCCGTGGCGGACCTGCCCGTGGTGGACCTGCCCGTGGGTGACCTGCCCTGGAGGACCTGCCTGTGGGGGACCTGCCCAAGGAGGACCTGCCAGTGGTGGACCTGCCCGTGGGGGACCTGCCTGTGGGGGACCTGCCCGTGGTTGACCTGTCTGTGGTTGACCTGCCCGTGGTGGACCTGCCCAAGGAGGACCTGCCCGTGGTGGACCTGCCCGTGGTGGACCTGCCCATGGTGGACCTGTCTGTGGGTGACCTTCTCAGCCGCTCCTTGTAGAACATATATCCCCCTGGAGATGTAGACCAATGAGTCCGTCATCCTCCAGGGGACCTGCCCGTGGCGGACCTGCCCGTGGTGGACCTGCCCGTGGGTGACCTGCCCTGGAGGACCTGCCTGTGGGGGACCTGCCCAAGGAGGACCTGCCAGTGGTGGACCTGCCCGTGGGGGACCTGCCCGTGGGGGACCTGTCTGTGGTTGACCTGCCCGTGGTGGACCTGCCCAAGGAGGACCTGCCCGTGGTGGACCTGCCCGTGGTGGACCTGCCCATGGTGGACCTGTCTGTGGGTGACCTGCCCGTGGTGGTCCAGCGCTGTGTAGATCCATCACATTTCCAGATCTCATCATTGTAATTGGAAAAACTATAATTGAAGGGGTTTTCTGGTTTAGCTGGTGCTCAATACTTATGATAGGTGATCAATGTGATCAGCTGCTTCACAGTCCAGTAACATCATGTAGATCCATCAGGTGGTCCCTGATCTCCCCCATAGAGGGCCTCACGCTGTCACCCCCAGAAGAAGCGACGGCAGAGCTGGGAACATGTGAGTTCTTGCTCCTCTCTCTTCGAGGCATTACTCATTGGTGCCCATCTTACTGGTGACCTTCATGCTCAGGTGGATACGGACCATTAGCAGTCATTACTCCAATGTTCAGCAGAGGGTAAGTATCACATGGGCTGACAGCGATCTGGCATCCATCGCTATAATCTCCTGACTGGGAGCAGGTCAGACATCACATCCATCACTGCCGCTAAATATAATGCTGGAAACCGGTGTCCTGTACaagggggggtcatgtgatgtgtaGGATCCGTATACTGATCCATATACTGATGTGTACGAGGGCGGGGGGTCCGTATACTGATGTGTACAAGGGCGGGGGGTCCGTATACTGATGTGTGTGAGTGATGAGTAATGTTGGGGATCCATCCTTGTGTTGGCCAGTCGTAGTACCTTTGATTTGCTTCCTCCAGCCTTTGGTTGGAGAACAATGACTCTCTGGTCACACTTGTTAACATGTTCTCTCCGTTCTTCTCCCAGGTGGCAGCACCGGAACGTCCCCCACAACCTCCAGCACTGGGACCCCATCTCCATCGGCCTCGTCCCACCTGCTCTCTCCATCTTGTTCTCCTCCAACCTTTCATCTGACGCCCAACTCCTTCAATGTCGGCTGCCGGGAGAACCAGCTGTGCAACCTGAATCTGTCCGAGTATCCGGCCTGTGCCAGGAGCAACATGGCCGCCCTCCAGAGCTACTCCAGCCTGGGCGATAATGGATACAACCGGCTGCAGGGAGGAAACTCCTCTGGTACCCAACCCTCCGAGACCTTCATGTCCCAGAGGACTTCCACCTTAATCTCTGGAATGCCAGCTCCGTCCTCCTTGCCAAGCAACAGCAAGATGGATGCCTACAGTGGGCAGCTGGGCTCATACCCAACCTCACAATTTCAGTATATGATGCAGGCGGGGACCCCCTCGTCCAGCTCATCCTCCTCCCACATGTTTGGAAGCGGCCACATGCAGCAGGGTTCCTACAATGCCTTCTCCATCCACAACCCGTACAACCTATACGGATACAACTTCCCGGCTTCTCCTCGCCTGGCAGCGAGTCCCGAGAAACTGACTGCACCACAAGGCACTTTactctgctcctccccctccaatGTTGCCTTTGGGGAGAGGCAGTACCTGTCCTCTGGTATGGATGCCATGCACATGATTGGCAATCCTACCACCAACCAGCAAGCGGCCAACGCCTGTGACAGCAGACAGTACGGAGCGGTGCCAGGATCCTCCTCACAGATGTCCGTGCACATGGTCTGAAGACTGTCCTGGGTCGGCAGGGTGGAAGGATGAGACCTCGGTGCCTTATGGAAGGAGTCGTGACCATCTCCTGGAACTTTGTGGATGTACAATCAGTATCATGGACCTCCGTGCAGCAGGACTTCTACATCTCTCCATGAGACTGTTGAGGATTCTCCGGACGTGCGGTGGGATCATCCTTAAGGATCGATGGATCTGACAATcatttttcagaaaatatttATATCTTCAAAAAAGTTTTTCAACGCGAGATGTTGTGATGTGTTCCCGGATGGCTGGACCCCTGTGGAAGGTCCTCTGGATATCACAGGGACACGGGATGTTGTGATGTGTTCCCGGATGGCTGGACCCCTGTGGAAGGTCCTCTGGATATCACAGGGACACGGGATGTTGTGATGTGTTCCCGGATGGCTGGACCCCTGTGGAAGGTCCTCTGGATATCACAGGGACACGGGATGTTGTGATGTGTTCCCGGATGGCTGGACCCCTGTGGAAGGTCCTCTGGATATCACAGGGACACGGGATGTTGAGTTCTATGACttgtgctggatgtagatttgttcTTTGACACGTGAGACCGCTGCCGGGAAATTGGAGCGTGGAGCGTGATGGGGATtgggaaatgagggggaagaCGCTCCTTTGAACTGGTGATTGGGAAGTGAGGTGGAAGGGGAGCAGGAAGGTTTACGACAGACGCCTCGGTGGAAGTGCGGGGCCTTGGATTATCTGGATTACGATCTTCTCTGTCCGGACACCTGTGTACATACGGACAAGGGATTTCTTCTTCCACGTTGCGACGACCTATCACATTGGTGTTTTGTTTGAATTGTTGTGATATAGGAATGAAAGCTCTTAGTGCACTTTGGAGCAGCGTTCAGAGGCTCCCTCATCCATGTCCGCCACGGATCATAGTACCACACGACTGGGAGGCCTCGCTATCCCAGGGTTTGGGTTCCTCCAGCTCGGATTTGGACACCTCCTTCTCTATGGTGCGGTAACACAGGTGCTACAATGTAGAGAGGAGACAGTATCAGAGCCCCAACCTCCAGGTCTGGAGTGCCCCTTTAAGTTGGTCTTCCATTTCCGACACCAAAGATGAGTTAGGAAACAATCAGTCTTCCAGTTTGGTGCCAAGAAAGTGTGTACATTGCAATGAGCCGTGTGCCACGTGCCTTACTCTACTCTTTGTATATTATAGCTGGTATTTGCCAAAGTTACTTTTACAGAGTTTATGCTTCAGGACACTTTACAGGGCGCCCACTTCAGCCACGTGGACCTCTCCAGATAGATGCATGGTGGAGCAGGAGGTGGCCATATTTAGTCTCGTAGGCCTAGATGAGGACATCCATGAAGACCAGGACCCCTGTGGACATCTCTGGGTTTCGTTCCTTGGGTTGGGTCATGGTTTGGGGTAGATGTTTGGTTCTAGACATCTCCTCACCGTCCTTTATGTTTGACCTACATCTTCAGGACAACCTTAGAGACACGAGTCATGTAGCATTACATCTAGCTGCCATCGTACACAGGCTCAGTACTTCCTCCATTCCCCGTGCCACCTGTGTCCATGCTGTCTAGGGATAGGGAGTGATAGTTGGGGAGCTCGCACCTCTCTTTGGTGTAGGTCCTGCTTGTATCCACTGTATAATTATTGCGCTGCTTTATGTGTTAATATTGCTTTTCGTTGTGCCTTCTTGTTTCATGAGAGCAGCAGCCCCCATTTCCCACCACCGCTGCCATGTACCCACCAAGATGCCCCTGCCGCCCATTACATTGGCCCTACTCCAGCCCACCACCACTATAATGTACCACACCCATCTACCCAACCGCTCCACCGGGTACAATTCATGGCGCCCCCACCATCATGTACAATCCATGGCACCCCTGCACCCCACCATCATGTACAATCCATGGCACCCCTGCACCCCACCATCATGTACAATCCATGGCGCCCCTGCACCCTACCACTATGCAGAATCCGTGGCACCCCTGTACCCCACCACTCTATAATCAGTGGCACCCCCCACTATGCACAATCCGTGGCGCCCTTGCACCcttccactatgtacaatccacttGTATCATCCATATACTGGTGTGAAGTCCTGCATGTACTGGGGGTCGGTGGGACCTACCTGTGAGGTTGGTGTCGGGGCTGCAGCTCTCATGACAATATGAAGCCGCAGTTGTGTGATAAATAAGACATAATACGGTTTCTGTTTGGATGTGATGTAGATATTGGTATTTAAGTGAGAAATTGCGGCGGGGGAGGGGAGAGCAGTGGCCGCTATGTAACATATCACTGTGTATAACGCACTCTGTCTATAAGTGCCCCCCACACAGACGCTCAATAAATATCTCCGCTCCCTGTTATTACGTGTCATGTGTATAATACACCCAGTAATCACCTCATGTATAACCGCTATAATGCGACATCCCCCACCGGGTCCTGACCTAGTGGCTTGGGGGAGGATGGATGCCCCTGGACCCTGACTGGCTGGCTCGATGCACGGCCTAGCGCCGACTCTGCGTCAttggtccaggtggaacaggccCTGTCTATGCTGGGCAGGTGGACTGCAAGAAAGAGCCGCGGTAAGATGGAAACAGTTCTCCCGCTGTATGCGAGTGTAAAGGATTCCTGGGCAGATGCTACAGGGGAGGCCCATGACcttagtggcagccagggatcacacgtggaCAAGAGATGTTAAACATCAAGTCACAGAACATCAAGTCACAGAACATCAAGTCACAGAACACAGCAAAGGTTACCGGCCGTGGTAGAAGTATAATCTGTCCAGGTCGCGGGTTGGATGATGTCGGGCAGAGTCCAGCTTCTGTAGCTTTAGGCTGGAGAGGTTAGAAGCTACTATGGAAGCAATTCGAGGCCGGCTCTATGAGGGACCAGTGCTGCAGGACCCCATGATGACTGCAGGCCCTGTGTCCTCTCACATGGAGATCTAGTCTGGTCCAGAACTTTAAGGCCACAGGAAGTTTGACATAGGCTTCCCCTGGGGGCGGAGTTTCCAGGGGTTCAACCAGAGGCCTAGCGACAGGATTCAATTCACATTTATCAAACATCACATCATTGGTCAATGTAAACTTTCCAGGCAGGTGCTGAGCAATGGAATTACCCTCTACAGTCAGTAGGTGGCACTTACTAGGGGCTTCAGGACTTACTAGGGACTTCAGGACTTACTAGGGGCTTCAGGACTTACTAGGGGCTTCAGGACTCACTAAGGGCTTCAGGACTTACTAGGGGCTTCAGGACTCACTAAGGGCTTCAGGACTTACTAGGGGCTTCAGGACTCACTAAGGGCTTCAGGACTCACTAAGGGCTTCAGGACTTACTAGGGGCTTCAGGACTCACTAGGGGCTTCAGGACTCACTAAGGACTTCAGAACTCACTAGGGGCTTCAGGACTCACTTAGGGCTTCAGGACTCACTAAGGGCTTCAGGACTCACTTACTAGGGGCTTCAAGACTTACTAGGGGCTTCAGGAAAGTCCCTATGCGGGTGACTGTGGTGCAGTTACTgatgatgggtgatgttctgctTCTGAtgtaaccaggaccctccacccctcggtccagatcccatcctcatccctggtcttagtcatgtctgacatgagggtgcaatgtctcctgagccatatgatgatgtcctgaggggggacagactcattccagaacatTATGGTGACAATCGCAGTATCTAGCTTGGagatgggaatgaaactaaacctgttccacccctcagtatctctgtagcggggacattgagcccagaaccggtccagattagacatcagcttgaagctgatatcatacccctgtctgtcaggcagatttattacggccaggatgtcggctggctggaaacccatctgggcgcacaacatgtccctgaccacgTGCCGCCTGTCAGGCAGATCCTCCTTAGCTCCCCTGTGTCTAAACCTGACAAcgttcctcctcttgaaggcctggccggtgtaatgggtgctggaggagaaaaatggggaaccccgactccatgcattacctgatgactgacccctgtcctgctgtgggggatgtgtgggccggGGACCATCTGCACTAGGGccctgctgaccacccggaccatggggcttctgaccacccggaccatggggctgctgaccacccagaccatggggctgctgaccacccagaccatggggctgctgaccacccagaccatggggctgctgaccacccagaccatggggctgctgaccacccggaccatggggctgctgaccacccggaccatggggctgctgaccacccggaccatggggctgctgaccacccggaccatggggctgctgaccacccggaccatggggctgctgaccacccggaccatggggctgctgaccaccctgaccatggggctgctgaccacccggaccatggggctgctgaccacccggaccatggg includes:
- the LOC140119728 gene encoding T-box transcription factor TBX15 isoform X2, whose product is MDEIQVELQCADLWKRFHDIGTEMIITKAGRRMFPAMRVKISGLDPHQQYYIAMDIVPVDNKRYRYVYHSSKWMVAGNADSPVPPRVYIHPDSLASGDTWMRQVVSFDKLKLTNNELDDQGHIILHSMHKYQPRVHVIRKDFSSDLSPTKPVPAGEGVKTFNFPETVFTTVTAYQNQQITRLKIDRNPFAKGFRDSGRNRTGLEAIMETYAFWRPPVRTLTFEDFTTMQKQQGGSTGTSPTTSSTGTPSPSASSHLLSPSCSPPTFHLTPNSFNVGCRENQLCNLNLSEYPACARSNMAALQSYSSLGDNGYNRLQGGNSSGTQPSETFMSQRTSTLISGMPAPSSLPSNSKMDAYSGQLGSYPTSQFQYMMQAGTPSSSSSSSHMFGSGHMQQGSYNAFSIHNPYNLYGYNFPASPRLAASPEKLTAPQGTLLCSSPSNVAFGERQYLSSGMDAMHMIGNPTTNQQAANACDSRQYGAVPGSSSQMSVHMV